The following proteins are encoded in a genomic region of Rubrobacter xylanophilus DSM 9941:
- a CDS encoding protein kinase domain-containing protein, with protein MEIARRTMVDGRYAVLGRLGGGGMAEVFLARDRVLGREVALKVLREAYAADAEFVERFRREARSAASLSHPNIVAIYDHGRAEDGTYYIAMEHVPGGTLKERILGGAPLPPEEAAGIASQVARALEAAHRRGIVHRDIKPQNILLGASGEAKVADFGIARAASEATISGTSLVLGTVGYMSPEQAMGRRAGPRSDLYSLGAVLYEMLVGNLPYEADTPVAVAVRHIHEPPRHPRAANPAVPQALDAVTVRLLAKRPEDRYPDAATLAEDLERFLAGEGPLEATRRLPPPAGGARGRRRWRALRGAVAAGALALLAAGALWTAAVAPWWEGEAVRQAVRTPDASGPGGMPAPAAEEDAPSRGGEGRVVVVPAAGDGPTPEPAPPQDGPPPEPAPPREEPPAAGGLPAGEREAQPGSEAPPADPRPAPAPPPASPAPAPQPAPAPQAGPEAPPSGGEIADQVLREVGIED; from the coding sequence ATGGAGATCGCACGCCGCACCATGGTGGACGGCCGCTACGCCGTGCTGGGGAGGCTCGGCGGCGGCGGGATGGCCGAGGTCTTTCTCGCCCGCGACCGCGTGCTGGGCCGGGAGGTGGCCCTGAAGGTGCTGCGGGAGGCCTACGCCGCCGACGCGGAGTTCGTCGAGCGCTTCCGGCGCGAGGCCAGAAGCGCCGCCTCCCTCTCCCACCCGAACATCGTCGCCATCTACGACCACGGCAGGGCGGAGGACGGCACCTACTACATCGCGATGGAGCACGTCCCGGGCGGGACGCTGAAGGAGAGGATCCTGGGGGGAGCCCCGCTTCCGCCGGAGGAGGCCGCCGGGATCGCCTCGCAGGTCGCGCGGGCGCTCGAGGCCGCCCACCGGCGCGGCATCGTCCACCGGGACATAAAGCCCCAGAACATCCTCCTCGGGGCCTCGGGGGAGGCGAAGGTGGCGGACTTCGGGATCGCCCGGGCCGCCTCGGAGGCCACGATCTCGGGCACCAGCCTGGTGCTCGGGACGGTCGGGTATATGTCGCCGGAGCAGGCGATGGGGCGCCGGGCCGGGCCCCGGAGCGACCTCTACTCTCTCGGGGCCGTGCTCTACGAGATGCTCGTGGGGAACCTGCCCTACGAGGCCGACACCCCCGTGGCGGTGGCGGTCCGCCACATCCACGAGCCGCCGCGCCACCCCCGCGCGGCGAACCCCGCCGTCCCGCAGGCTCTGGACGCCGTAACGGTGCGGCTGCTCGCGAAGCGCCCGGAGGACCGCTACCCGGACGCGGCAACGCTCGCCGAAGACCTCGAACGCTTTCTCGCGGGCGAGGGACCCCTGGAGGCCACCCGGCGCCTCCCGCCTCCCGCGGGCGGCGCCCGCGGGAGGCGGCGGTGGCGCGCCCTGCGCGGGGCGGTCGCCGCGGGGGCGCTCGCCCTGCTCGCCGCGGGCGCGCTGTGGACCGCCGCGGTCGCCCCCTGGTGGGAGGGAGAGGCCGTCCGGCAGGCGGTGAGGACCCCCGACGCCTCGGGGCCGGGCGGGATGCCGGCCCCGGCCGCCGAGGAAGACGCCCCCTCCCGGGGCGGGGAGGGACGGGTCGTCGTGGTCCCCGCCGCGGGGGACGGGCCGACGCCGGAGCCCGCCCCCCCGCAGGACGGGCCGCCGCCGGAGCCCGCCCCGCCGCGGGAGGAGCCCCCCGCGGCGGGGGGCCTCCCCGCCGGGGAGCGGGAGGCGCAGCCCGGGAGCGAGGCCCCGCCGGCGGACCCGCGCCCCGCGCCCGCTCCCCCGCCGGCGAGCCCCGCCCCGGCCCCGCAGCCCGCGCCCGCCCCGCAGGCCGGGCCCGAGGCGCCCCCCTCGGGCGGGGAGATAGCCGACCAGGTCCTGCGGGAGGTCGGCATAGAGGACTGA
- the mdlC gene encoding benzoylformate decarboxylase, with product MATEMPTVREVTIDLLRELGMTTIFGNPGSTELPFLRDLPDDFRYVLALQEASALSMAEGYARGTGNAALVNLHTAPGLGNAMGALVTAYHNKTPLVVTAGQQHRGHLALEPLLSGRLVELARPYVKRSHEPGSAGDVPHELLRAYHTARQQPSGPVFLSIPMDDWEAEAVPPEVREVSYRTAPDPEALRRAAGVLRAARRPAIVAGPGVARSGAFPGVAALAERLRAEVWQDGVAALAGFPQSHPLFRGVLPLAQRLVAETLAPYDAVLVLGAPAFTYYPYLPGPVVREGTALVQITEDPEEAARAPAGTGIVGDVGLAAGGLLELLPEPERPAPPAPKPPPAPEPSSPMSVDYVMHTLAGLLPEGAVIADESTSSKPVLYRRLRADDPLGHLTSAAGGLGFAMPAAVGLGLALPGRKVVCVIGDGSSMYSIQSLWTAARYGVGVAVVVINNRGYSILKSFRDLMGLGPNIPGLELPGIDMVQIARGFGCRGERVEEPEDLPAALKRALSSGEPYVVDALVDTAVPRMAG from the coding sequence GTGGCGACGGAGATGCCCACGGTCCGCGAGGTGACCATCGACCTTCTGCGCGAGCTCGGGATGACCACCATCTTCGGCAACCCGGGCTCGACCGAACTTCCGTTTCTCAGGGACCTGCCGGATGACTTCCGCTACGTGCTGGCCCTGCAGGAGGCGAGCGCGCTCTCCATGGCCGAGGGCTACGCCCGGGGGACGGGCAACGCCGCGCTGGTGAACCTGCACACCGCCCCGGGGCTCGGGAACGCCATGGGCGCCCTGGTCACCGCCTACCACAACAAGACCCCCCTCGTGGTGACCGCCGGGCAGCAGCACCGGGGCCACCTGGCGCTCGAGCCCCTGCTCTCCGGTCGGCTCGTGGAGCTGGCCCGGCCGTACGTGAAGCGGAGCCACGAGCCGGGAAGCGCCGGGGACGTCCCGCACGAGCTGCTGCGCGCCTACCACACCGCGCGGCAGCAGCCCTCCGGGCCCGTCTTCCTCTCCATCCCCATGGACGACTGGGAGGCGGAGGCCGTGCCGCCCGAGGTGCGGGAGGTCTCCTACCGCACGGCCCCCGACCCGGAGGCCCTGCGGCGCGCCGCGGGCGTGCTGCGGGCGGCGCGGCGGCCCGCCATCGTCGCCGGCCCCGGGGTGGCCCGCTCGGGGGCCTTCCCCGGCGTGGCGGCGCTCGCCGAGCGGCTGCGGGCCGAGGTGTGGCAGGACGGCGTGGCGGCGCTCGCCGGGTTCCCGCAGAGCCACCCCCTCTTCAGGGGCGTCCTCCCCCTCGCCCAGCGCCTGGTGGCCGAGACCCTCGCCCCCTACGACGCCGTGCTGGTGCTCGGGGCCCCGGCCTTCACCTACTACCCCTACCTGCCGGGGCCGGTCGTGCGGGAGGGGACGGCGCTCGTCCAGATCACCGAGGACCCCGAGGAGGCCGCCCGCGCCCCGGCCGGGACGGGGATCGTCGGGGACGTGGGGCTCGCCGCCGGGGGCCTGCTGGAGCTCTTGCCGGAGCCGGAGCGCCCGGCCCCCCCAGCCCCAAAGCCGCCCCCCGCCCCCGAGCCCTCCTCGCCGATGAGCGTGGACTACGTGATGCACACTCTCGCCGGCCTCCTCCCCGAAGGGGCCGTCATCGCCGACGAGTCCACCTCTAGCAAGCCCGTGCTCTACCGCCGCCTCCGGGCCGACGACCCGCTCGGGCACCTCACCTCGGCGGCGGGGGGCCTGGGGTTCGCCATGCCCGCCGCCGTGGGGCTCGGCCTCGCCCTGCCCGGCCGCAAGGTGGTCTGCGTTATCGGGGACGGCTCCAGCATGTACTCCATCCAGTCCCTGTGGACCGCCGCCCGCTACGGGGTCGGGGTGGCCGTGGTGGTCATCAACAACCGGGGCTACTCCATCCTCAAGAGCTTCCGGGACCTCATGGGGCTCGGGCCGAACATCCCGGGGCTGGAGCTGCCCGGCATAGACATGGTCCAGATAGCCCGCGGCTTCGGCTGCCGCGGCGAGCGGGTGGAGGAGCCCGAAGACCTCCCCGCAGCTCTCAAGCGCGCCCTCTCCTCCGGGGAGCCCTACGTGGTAGACGCCCTCGTGGACACCGCCGTCCCCCGCATGGCGGGCTGA
- a CDS encoding LacI family DNA-binding transcriptional regulator: MATIRDVAREAGVSVATVSRVFGGGGVSAGTRERVLAASERLGYRPNAVARALRVEATRTLGLVIPNVMNPFFTAVARAVEDAARERGYSLILGNTDEDPEKEARYLEVLLEKRVDGIAISPARAASPHLAEIERAGVPVVFLDRYVAGVEAPVVRADGRRAVDELVGYLAGLGHRRLAIISGPPETVTGGERLESFLAGARRRGIGVPEERVAYGDFRRESGARAMRRLLRLAEPPTAVFAANNLMALGALEELDRAGVRVPEEMSFASFDDVSWFRLLRPPVTAIAQPIRRLGEAAARMLPEMVEGRERPGSVVLEAELVVRGSCAAPGGGG; this comes from the coding sequence GTGGCGACCATAAGGGACGTTGCGCGGGAGGCTGGGGTATCGGTGGCGACGGTGTCGCGGGTGTTCGGGGGCGGGGGGGTGAGCGCGGGGACGCGGGAGCGGGTGCTGGCGGCGAGCGAGCGGCTGGGCTACCGGCCGAACGCGGTGGCGCGGGCGTTGAGGGTGGAGGCGACCCGCACGCTGGGGCTGGTGATCCCGAACGTCATGAACCCGTTCTTCACGGCGGTGGCGCGGGCGGTGGAGGACGCCGCCCGGGAGCGGGGGTACAGCCTGATCCTGGGCAACACCGACGAGGACCCGGAGAAGGAGGCCCGCTACCTGGAGGTCCTGCTGGAGAAGCGGGTGGACGGGATCGCCATTAGCCCGGCGCGGGCGGCCTCGCCGCACCTCGCCGAGATAGAGCGGGCCGGGGTGCCGGTCGTCTTTCTGGACCGCTACGTTGCCGGGGTGGAGGCCCCGGTGGTCCGGGCCGACGGGCGGCGGGCGGTGGACGAGCTGGTGGGGTATCTGGCCGGGCTCGGGCACCGGCGGCTGGCGATCATCTCCGGCCCGCCGGAGACCGTCACCGGCGGGGAGCGGCTGGAGAGCTTCCTTGCGGGGGCGCGGCGGCGGGGGATCGGGGTGCCCGAGGAGCGGGTGGCCTACGGGGACTTCCGGCGCGAGAGCGGGGCGCGCGCCATGCGGCGGCTGCTCCGCCTCGCCGAGCCGCCCACCGCGGTGTTCGCGGCCAACAACCTCATGGCGCTCGGGGCGCTCGAGGAGCTTGACCGGGCGGGGGTGCGGGTGCCGGAGGAGATGTCCTTCGCCAGCTTCGACGACGTGAGCTGGTTCCGGCTGCTGCGGCCGCCCGTCACCGCCATAGCCCAGCCCATCCGGCGGCTTGGGGAGGCGGCGGCGAGGATGCTACCGGAGATGGTGGAGGGGAGGGAGCGGCCGGGCTCGGTGGTGCTCGAGGCCGAGCTCGTGGTCAGGGGCTCCTGCGCCGCGCCGGGGGGCGGGGGATGA
- a CDS encoding sugar ABC transporter ATP-binding protein: MRPLLEMRGITKRFPGVVALDGVDFELLPGEVHVLLGENGAGKSTLIKILSGAYRPDGGEILMDGRPVEIRSAAEARRLGISTIYQEFNLVPQLTVAENIHLGRQPRRFGVVDRGAMERAARELLERLGIRVDPRARVADLGVARRQMVEIAKALGLRARVLIMDEPTAALSEREVRQLFRIVRRLKEEGVGVVFISHHLEEVAEIGERVTVLRDGRLVGRVSADAGRDELVRMMVGRSIEEQFPRRRTEPGEVLLEVRGLGRRGVLRDVSLRVRAGEIVGVAGLVGAGRTELARAIFGLDPADSGEVLVEGRPLEAPGPQEARRRGVGFVTEDRQGQGIVPPLSVAENLALASLERYLRGRVLVDRGRLLRRAREIVQSLRIRTPSLEQEIRYLSGGNQQKAVIGRWMLAGSRVLIMDEPTRGVDVGAKVEIYELMNRLTEEGAGILMISSEMPEVLGMSDRVLVMSGGRITGELPAEEATQERVMGLATAGSEAAVG; encoded by the coding sequence ATGAGGCCGCTGCTGGAGATGCGCGGGATCACCAAGCGCTTCCCCGGCGTCGTCGCGCTCGACGGGGTGGACTTCGAGCTTCTGCCGGGCGAGGTGCACGTCCTGCTCGGGGAGAACGGGGCCGGCAAGAGCACCCTCATCAAGATCCTCTCCGGCGCCTACCGCCCCGACGGCGGCGAGATCCTCATGGACGGGCGCCCCGTGGAGATCCGCTCCGCCGCCGAGGCCCGGCGCCTCGGGATAAGCACCATCTACCAGGAGTTCAACCTCGTCCCCCAGCTCACCGTCGCCGAGAACATCCACCTCGGGCGCCAGCCCCGGCGGTTCGGGGTGGTGGACCGGGGCGCGATGGAGCGGGCGGCGCGCGAGCTGCTGGAGAGGCTCGGGATAAGGGTGGACCCGCGGGCGCGCGTGGCCGACCTCGGGGTTGCCCGGCGGCAGATGGTCGAGATCGCCAAGGCGCTGGGGCTCAGGGCGCGGGTGCTCATCATGGACGAGCCCACCGCCGCGCTCTCCGAGCGGGAGGTCCGGCAGCTCTTCCGGATCGTCCGCCGGCTCAAGGAGGAGGGGGTGGGCGTAGTCTTCATCTCCCACCACCTGGAGGAGGTGGCGGAGATCGGGGAGCGGGTGACCGTGCTGCGCGACGGGAGGCTGGTGGGGCGGGTGTCCGCGGACGCCGGGCGAGACGAGCTGGTGCGGATGATGGTCGGGCGGTCCATCGAGGAGCAGTTCCCCCGCCGCCGCACCGAGCCCGGGGAGGTGCTGCTGGAGGTGCGCGGCCTCGGCCGGCGGGGGGTGCTGCGGGACGTCTCGCTGCGGGTGCGGGCCGGGGAGATCGTCGGGGTGGCCGGGCTCGTGGGGGCCGGGAGGACCGAGCTCGCCCGGGCCATCTTCGGGCTCGACCCGGCGGACTCGGGGGAGGTGCTGGTGGAGGGGCGGCCGCTCGAGGCCCCGGGACCGCAGGAGGCCCGGCGGCGGGGGGTGGGGTTCGTCACCGAGGACCGGCAGGGGCAGGGCATCGTGCCGCCGCTCTCCGTGGCCGAGAACCTCGCGCTCGCCTCGCTGGAGCGTTACCTCAGGGGCCGGGTGCTCGTGGACCGGGGGCGCCTCTTGCGCCGGGCTCGGGAGATCGTGCAGAGCCTCAGGATAAGGACCCCCTCGCTGGAGCAGGAGATCCGCTACCTCTCCGGGGGCAACCAGCAGAAGGCGGTGATAGGGAGGTGGATGCTCGCCGGCAGCCGCGTGCTCATCATGGACGAGCCCACCCGCGGGGTGGACGTGGGGGCGAAGGTCGAGATCTACGAGCTCATGAACCGGCTCACGGAGGAGGGCGCGGGGATACTCATGATCTCCAGCGAGATGCCGGAGGTGCTGGGGATGAGCGACCGGGTGCTGGTGATGAGCGGCGGCAGGATAACCGGCGAGCTCCCCGCCGAAGAGGCCACCCAGGAGCGGGTGATGGGGCTCGCCACCGCCGGAAGCGAGGCCGCCGTTGGCTAG
- a CDS encoding ABC transporter permease, whose product MASLARRVRPRELLSRGGPLGGLVLLCAVMAVLSPSFLTVTNFFNVGTQIAVILILALGQTFVIVSGGIDLSVGSVLALAGVVFGWATAVAGLPLAPALLLGLGAGAAAGLVNGLLITLGNLPPFIATLAMLSAARGLALVISGGVPLSPIPEPVRHLGSGDLFGAVPLPVVLMIAMWLLTAAILRYTYPGRCMYAIGGNEEAARLSGIGVGRQKLLIYTLSGLFAGVAGILQTARLASAQPQAGFTFELDAIAAVVIGGASLTGGVGTASGTLIGALILGVLRNGLNLLNVSAFWQQVVIGAVIALAVMTDTLRRRRK is encoded by the coding sequence TTGGCTAGCCTGGCGCGGCGGGTGCGGCCTCGGGAGCTGCTCTCCCGCGGCGGGCCGCTCGGCGGGCTCGTGCTGCTGTGCGCCGTCATGGCGGTCCTCTCGCCCAGCTTCCTCACCGTAACCAACTTCTTCAACGTCGGCACCCAGATAGCCGTTATCCTGATCCTCGCCCTCGGGCAGACCTTCGTGATCGTCTCCGGGGGCATAGACCTCTCGGTGGGGAGCGTGCTGGCGCTCGCCGGGGTGGTCTTCGGGTGGGCGACCGCGGTGGCCGGGCTGCCCCTCGCGCCGGCGCTTCTGCTGGGGCTCGGGGCCGGGGCCGCCGCCGGGCTCGTCAACGGGCTGCTCATAACGCTCGGCAACCTGCCGCCGTTCATCGCGACGCTCGCCATGCTCAGCGCCGCCCGGGGGTTGGCGCTCGTGATCTCCGGCGGGGTCCCGCTCAGCCCCATCCCGGAGCCCGTCCGGCATCTGGGCAGCGGGGACCTCTTCGGGGCGGTGCCGCTGCCGGTGGTGCTCATGATCGCCATGTGGCTCCTGACGGCGGCCATACTCCGCTACACTTACCCGGGGCGGTGCATGTACGCCATCGGGGGCAACGAGGAGGCCGCCCGGCTCTCCGGGATAGGGGTGGGGAGGCAGAAGCTCCTCATCTACACCCTCTCCGGCCTCTTCGCGGGGGTGGCGGGCATCCTGCAGACCGCCCGTCTCGCCTCGGCCCAGCCGCAGGCCGGGTTCACCTTCGAGCTGGACGCCATAGCCGCGGTGGTCATCGGCGGGGCGAGCCTCACCGGCGGGGTCGGCACGGCCTCGGGGACGCTCATCGGGGCGCTCATCCTGGGCGTGCTGCGCAACGGGCTGAATCTGCTGAACGTCTCGGCGTTCTGGCAGCAGGTGGTCATAGGCGCGGTCATCGCGCTGGCCGTGATGACGGATACCTTGAGAAGGCGGAGGAAGTAG
- a CDS encoding D-ribose ABC transporter substrate-binding protein translates to MRRAALCVLLVVLAAALVAGCGRGGGGGEEGQRTIGLSISTLNNPFFVTLRDGAQRAAKEAGVELIVSDAQNDAAQQQDDIQAFITQQVDAILVNPVDSEAVVPAIQAANDAGIPVIALDRGAAGGEIETLIASDNVEGGRMAARELIRLVGSGPVAQLEGIPGTSAARDRGKGFEEVIEGQDAVRLVASQPANFDRAQGLNVTQNILQAHPEIKGIFAQNDEMALGAVRALGERAGTEVKIVGFDAIEDALKAIRDGRMNATIAQQPAKMGSLGVRNAIKVIEGESVPKNIPVEVRLVTKENVSEFLGQQ, encoded by the coding sequence GTGAGGAGGGCTGCGCTGTGCGTGCTGCTGGTGGTGCTGGCCGCGGCGCTCGTGGCCGGGTGCGGCCGCGGGGGCGGGGGCGGCGAGGAGGGCCAGAGGACCATCGGGCTCTCCATCTCCACCCTGAACAACCCGTTCTTCGTCACCCTGCGCGACGGGGCCCAGCGCGCGGCCAAGGAGGCGGGGGTGGAGCTCATAGTCTCCGACGCGCAGAACGACGCCGCCCAGCAGCAGGACGACATCCAGGCGTTCATCACCCAGCAGGTGGACGCCATCCTGGTCAACCCGGTGGACTCCGAGGCGGTCGTCCCGGCCATCCAGGCGGCCAACGACGCCGGGATACCGGTCATCGCGCTCGACCGCGGGGCGGCGGGCGGCGAGATAGAGACGCTCATCGCCTCGGACAACGTCGAGGGCGGCCGGATGGCGGCGAGGGAGCTGATCCGGCTGGTCGGCAGCGGGCCGGTGGCGCAGCTGGAGGGGATACCGGGCACCAGCGCTGCCCGCGACCGGGGGAAGGGCTTCGAGGAGGTGATAGAGGGCCAGGACGCGGTGAGGCTGGTGGCGAGCCAGCCGGCGAACTTCGACCGGGCGCAGGGGCTCAACGTCACCCAGAACATCCTGCAGGCCCACCCGGAGATAAAGGGGATCTTCGCCCAGAACGACGAGATGGCGCTCGGGGCGGTGCGGGCGCTCGGCGAGCGGGCCGGGACGGAGGTGAAGATCGTGGGCTTCGACGCGATCGAGGACGCCCTGAAGGCCATCCGGGACGGGAGGATGAACGCCACCATCGCCCAGCAGCCGGCGAAGATGGGCTCCCTCGGGGTGAGAAACGCTATAAAGGTGATCGAGGGGGAGTCGGTCCCGAAGAACATCCCGGTGGAGGTGCGGCTGGTGACGAAGGAGAACGTCTCGGAGTTCCTCGGGCAGCAGTAG
- a CDS encoding ribokinase, which yields MAGVFVMGSINQDFVLRVERRPGPGETVTDAELSLHPGGKGANQSAAAALLGAEVAFLGRVGDDGLGEPLVRNLREKGVDAGLVERVAGRSTGAAFITVTPDGENAITVAPGANRALLPPDVEAARERIAASRVLVAQMEIPRETVFRGVEVASEAGTRVLLNLAPPFEVPGELLGLLDPLVVNEHEAAFLLGEPVEGVEGALAAAPELLGLGARSAVITLGPAGAVFALEGRAEHASAPRVRAVDTTGAGDAFVGALAARLAAGEALGEAVAYAVRAGAAAVTREGAQGALPTPEVVEGL from the coding sequence ATGGCCGGGGTCTTCGTGATGGGCTCCATCAACCAGGACTTCGTCCTGAGGGTGGAGCGGCGCCCGGGCCCGGGCGAGACGGTCACCGACGCGGAGCTCTCGCTGCACCCGGGCGGCAAGGGGGCGAACCAGTCGGCGGCGGCGGCGCTGCTGGGGGCGGAGGTGGCCTTTCTGGGCAGGGTCGGCGATGACGGGCTGGGGGAGCCGCTGGTGCGCAACCTGCGGGAGAAGGGGGTGGATGCGGGCCTGGTGGAGCGCGTCGCGGGGCGCTCCACCGGCGCGGCGTTCATAACGGTCACCCCGGACGGGGAGAACGCGATCACGGTGGCGCCGGGTGCGAACCGGGCGCTCCTCCCCCCGGACGTGGAGGCGGCCCGCGAGCGGATCGCCGCCTCCCGGGTGCTGGTGGCGCAGATGGAGATCCCGCGGGAGACGGTGTTCCGGGGGGTGGAGGTGGCGTCGGAGGCGGGCACCCGGGTGCTGCTGAACCTGGCCCCGCCGTTCGAGGTGCCGGGGGAGCTCCTGGGGCTGCTGGACCCGCTGGTGGTGAACGAGCACGAGGCGGCCTTCCTGCTCGGGGAGCCGGTGGAGGGGGTGGAGGGGGCGCTCGCCGCCGCGCCGGAGCTCCTCGGCCTGGGGGCGCGCTCCGCCGTGATCACGCTCGGCCCCGCCGGGGCGGTCTTCGCCCTGGAGGGCCGGGCGGAGCACGCGTCCGCCCCCCGGGTGAGGGCGGTGGACACCACGGGGGCCGGGGACGCCTTCGTCGGGGCGCTGGCCGCCCGGCTGGCCGCCGGGGAGGCGCTGGGGGAGGCCGTCGCCTACGCGGTCCGGGCCGGGGCGGCGGCGGTCACGAGAGAGGGGGCGCAGGGCGCCCTCCCGACGCCGGAGGTGGTGGAGGGGCTGTGA
- the rbsD gene encoding D-ribose pyranase translates to MKRGGIVNAQLAGALARLGHTDTLVVCDAGLPIPHGPEVVDLAFRLGIPGFGPVLEGILEELVVEEAVAAREVEGANPDCHALLASRLPELKLVPHWELKLRAADARLVVRTGEATPYSNVILRCGVPF, encoded by the coding sequence GTGAAGCGGGGTGGCATCGTAAACGCGCAGCTGGCCGGGGCGCTGGCCCGGCTGGGGCACACGGACACGCTGGTCGTCTGCGACGCGGGGCTCCCCATCCCGCACGGGCCGGAGGTCGTGGACCTGGCCTTCAGGCTGGGCATCCCCGGCTTCGGGCCCGTGCTGGAGGGCATCCTGGAGGAGCTGGTGGTGGAGGAGGCGGTGGCGGCGCGGGAGGTGGAGGGGGCGAACCCGGACTGCCACGCCCTGCTCGCCTCCCGCCTGCCGGAGCTGAAGCTCGTGCCCCACTGGGAGCTCAAGCTGCGCGCCGCCGACGCCCGGCTGGTGGTCCGCACCGGGGAGGCCACCCCCTACTCGAACGTGATCCTGCGCTGCGGGGTGCCCTTCTAG
- a CDS encoding YeeE/YedE family protein has protein sequence MEHTERPVRAEGVRGFAGSLPEPRTGVAAAAFGAMALLGYAVFSGHGVRQGVLYLIGVLLGVALYHARFGFTSAFRQLVAVGQGAGLRAHMLMLAVASAIFAPILAAGSGLFGAQVEGSVAPLGLSVVVGAFIFGVGMQLGGACASGSLYSVGGGQTSILFTLAGFIFGSVLGAWHWGFWTQEALNLAPVSLAELFGGYAGALAVQLAAIGLVASATVAVARRRRPPELAPRPSARGLARAVRGTWPLWAGAVALAVLNGATLLVSGQPWGITSAFALWGSKIAAALGVDVGSWTYWSGERAASLQAPVLADVTSVMDFGIVLGAMAAAALGGTFVVHRRIPAKTIAAALVGGVLMGYGARIAYGCNIGAYFSGVASFSLHGWLWAAMALLGTYLGIRLRPLFGLSVPRPGDSSC, from the coding sequence ATGGAACACACCGAACGGCCGGTACGCGCCGAGGGCGTGAGGGGGTTCGCCGGCAGCCTGCCGGAGCCGCGGACCGGGGTCGCGGCGGCGGCCTTCGGGGCGATGGCGCTCCTGGGCTATGCGGTCTTCTCCGGGCACGGGGTGCGGCAGGGGGTGCTCTACCTCATCGGGGTGCTCCTCGGGGTCGCGCTCTACCACGCCCGGTTCGGGTTCACCTCCGCCTTCCGGCAGCTCGTCGCCGTCGGGCAGGGGGCGGGCCTGAGGGCCCACATGCTCATGCTCGCGGTGGCCAGCGCCATCTTCGCGCCCATCCTCGCCGCCGGGAGCGGGCTCTTCGGGGCGCAGGTGGAGGGCAGCGTCGCCCCGCTCGGGCTCTCGGTGGTCGTGGGGGCGTTCATCTTCGGCGTGGGGATGCAGCTCGGCGGGGCCTGCGCCTCGGGCTCGCTCTACTCCGTCGGCGGCGGGCAGACCTCCATCCTCTTCACCCTCGCCGGCTTCATCTTCGGCTCGGTGCTCGGGGCCTGGCACTGGGGCTTCTGGACGCAGGAGGCGCTCAACCTCGCCCCCGTCTCGCTCGCCGAGCTCTTCGGGGGGTACGCCGGGGCGCTCGCGGTGCAGCTCGCGGCCATCGGGCTCGTGGCCTCCGCCACGGTCGCGGTGGCCCGCAGGCGCCGACCGCCGGAGCTCGCGCCCCGGCCCAGCGCGCGCGGGCTGGCGCGCGCGGTGCGCGGCACCTGGCCGCTGTGGGCGGGCGCGGTGGCGCTCGCCGTTCTCAACGGCGCCACCCTCCTCGTCAGCGGCCAGCCCTGGGGCATCACCAGCGCCTTCGCGCTCTGGGGCTCCAAGATAGCCGCCGCGCTCGGGGTGGACGTCGGCTCCTGGACCTACTGGTCCGGGGAGCGGGCGGCCAGCCTCCAGGCCCCCGTTCTCGCCGACGTCACCTCCGTGATGGACTTCGGCATCGTGCTCGGCGCCATGGCCGCGGCGGCGCTCGGGGGCACCTTCGTGGTGCACCGCAGGATCCCCGCGAAGACCATCGCCGCGGCGCTCGTCGGCGGCGTTCTCATGGGGTACGGGGCCAGGATCGCCTACGGCTGCAACATCGGGGCGTACTTCTCCGGGGTGGCCTCCTTCAGCCTGCACGGCTGGCTGTGGGCGGCGATGGCGCTGCTGGGCACCTACCTCGGCATCCGGCTGCGGCCCCTCTTCGGGCTCTCCGTCCCCCGGCCCGGGGACTCCAGCTGCTAG
- a CDS encoding class I SAM-dependent methyltransferase — MLSRSLLGVLRPEPSSPPGLLPAEISSESGGVILSGTLRSPSGTAYRVADGYLDLLGRRTGAASPANLSNLLPGAGRLYEPLWRSRSLTLLTGESFPNEREIELVLRLLGRPRGGRYLDLGCSAGLYARNLAPKTGGEVVGLDISPPMLREAARRARRSGARLSLVRADAHRLPFADASFSGVACGGTLNELRDPARALRETARVLAPGGRLALMGLLRARSTAGSALQGLLSAGGLRFFSPEEVRQLLISAGLSPDHLTARGPVFFAGASR, encoded by the coding sequence GTGCTGAGCCGGAGCCTCCTCGGCGTCCTCCGCCCCGAACCCTCCTCCCCGCCGGGCCTCCTGCCGGCGGAGATCTCCTCGGAGTCCGGCGGCGTGATCCTCTCGGGCACCCTCCGCTCCCCCTCCGGCACCGCCTACCGCGTGGCGGACGGCTACCTGGACCTGCTCGGGAGACGCACCGGGGCCGCGAGCCCCGCGAACCTCTCGAACCTCCTCCCGGGCGCGGGGCGCCTCTACGAGCCGCTGTGGCGTTCCCGCTCCCTCACGCTGCTCACGGGCGAGAGCTTCCCGAACGAGCGGGAGATAGAGCTCGTCCTCCGCCTGCTCGGGCGCCCCCGCGGCGGCCGGTACCTGGACCTGGGCTGCTCCGCGGGGCTCTACGCCCGCAACCTGGCCCCGAAGACCGGCGGCGAGGTCGTAGGGCTGGACATCTCGCCCCCCATGCTCCGGGAGGCCGCCCGGCGCGCCCGCCGCTCCGGCGCGCGCCTTTCCCTGGTCCGGGCCGACGCCCACCGCCTGCCGTTCGCCGACGCCTCCTTCTCCGGCGTGGCCTGCGGCGGCACCCTGAACGAGCTGCGCGACCCGGCCCGCGCCCTGCGGGAGACGGCCCGGGTGCTCGCCCCCGGCGGCAGGCTCGCCCTCATGGGCCTCCTGCGCGCCCGGAGCACCGCGGGCTCCGCCCTGCAGGGCCTGCTCTCCGCCGGCGGCCTGCGCTTCTTCTCCCCGGAGGAGGTTCGGCAGCTGCTGATATCCGCGGGCCTCAGCCCGGACCACCTCACGGCCCGCGGCCCCGTCTTCTTCGCCGGGGCCTCCCGTTAA